AGAAATCCAAAAGCTCATCGACAGCAAATTCGTCGAGGAGGCGAACATGGACTACGAAGAACTTCACACCTATCTCCCACATCATCCGATCTTCAGAGGCGACAAATCAACGACGAAAATCAGACCCGTCTTTGACGGAGcagcaaaaacgaaatttggacCAAGTCTGAACGACGTGTTGGAGACCGGACCAAATCTCAATCCCGATCTCCTATCAGTGCTATTACGCTTCAGAAAGTACGAGATTGCCTGGATCGCCGACATAGAAAAAGCCTTTCTAAACATCGCCCTGCAGCCGGAAGATGCTGAAGCAATCAGGTTTTTATGGCCCAGGGATCCAGCAGTGGCTGGATCGCCTCTTATTGCCTACAAGTGGAAGAGAGTGCCCTTTGGCCTTAGTTCTAGCCCCTTTCTCCTACGTGTTACaattaacaaacatttcaaatcactAAAGTCTCGTTTTCCAGAAACTATTCAACAGCTGGAAGAAAGTTTGTACGTTGACGATTACCTCGGCGGAGCAAACAATTTATCAATCGCCAAGAAAAGAGTCGATGAGACGGACGAGATCTTTAGTGACGCCCAACTCAACATGAGAAGCTGGGCAACCAACAACGAAGACCTCAAACAACACCTGAAGGAGAAAGGACTGTCGAATCAAGTCGTAGGCCTACTCTCCCCAGCCTTGGACGGCCAACAGAAGGTGTTAGGAATCCGGTGGGACACCGGATCCGATTCGTTCAAATTCGACCCAGCATCCATCATCCAAGCAGTGGAAGAAGTGGGAACGgaaatcaccaaaagaaagataCTCAGTATCTCGGCAAGAATTTTTGATCCAATTAGATTTTTATCTCCCACTGTACTTTTATTAAAGATTATTTACCAGAAGCTCTGGGAAAAGGAGATAGGTTGGGACCAAGCAGCTCCAGCCGATATCCAAAAATCTTGGAAGATAGTGATGACTGGTCTCGCCGATTTCACCGAACTACAAATTCCACGATGGATCGGACTATCCGAAAAAGTCACTTCTCACGAAATTCACGTCTTCGGAGACGCTTCTGAAGCAGCGTATGGAGCCGTAGCCTACGCCCGACtccaaaaaggacaagaagatCCACTCATCATCCTACTGGCCAGCAAGACGAGAGTTGCACCTCTacctaagaaaaaagtaactttaccGCGTTTAGAATTGCTGAGCTCACTTTTAGCCGTACGTTTAGGTGAAGTcgtaaaaaatgcaatgcaaGTCCAGTATTGGAGAACTATCTACTGGTCAGACTCCTTGGTTGCACTAGGATGGATTAGAGGAGAGCCGAACAAATGGAAACCATTCGTCCGAAATCAAGTGGAAacgattcgaaaattttcacaaCCCGAGTGGTGGAGACACTGTCCAGGTCTCCAAAATCCGGCCGATCTTGCCTCGCGGGGAGCGCCAGCGCCAACGCTGGTAACCTCAACTCTTTGGTGGAACGGCCCGATTTGGctcaaaggagaagaaacggaaTGGCCAGATTCTCCCAACGACCAAATTCCACAAACAATCCAGTCCGAAATGGAATCGGAAGCTAGGAGTACGACGGTcagcacaacagcagccatcgCAATTCCAACAGCCTCCGTCGACTGGAATCTCGACAAAATTTCCACCTGGAATCGACTGTTAAGACGTACAGCCTGGGTCTCACGATTCCTCAGCAGGAGTCAAAAGAAGCTCAGACCTCCCGGTCCAGAACGAATGGAGTCGATAAAGGCAATTGGACCAGATGGAAAAGGAAGTGGAAAAGTTATCCGGATTACAAGATTATCCAGAGAGGAGCTGGATGAAGCGGAACTAACGATCTACAGACAGCTCCAACGAGAGCGGTATCCTAAGGCGTTTGAATCGCTACAGTTAGACAACACAATCCAGCCCAAGGAGAAAATCGCTGCACTTTTTCCAATCTGGGACGCCAGAGACCGTCTCGTTCGAATCCATGGGAGAGTATCACTTGCCCTAAGAGATAGGAACATCGATCCCCCAATTTTGCTTCCTGCATCACATATAGTAATCACTTTCTTAATTACAGACAAACACGAGTCGCTACTACATGCAGGAGCAAAGGTGACACTATcagagttgaaagaaaaattctggataGTTAAAGGACGACAGCAAGTGAAAAAGATTCTGTTTACTTGTGTGGAATGTAAAAAACTGACATCGCCACCATTCCAGGAACTAGCAGCCCCTCTTCCTTTAAACCGACTCAAACATGCGCAATCTTTTCACGTTACAGGAGTCGATTTCGCTGGACCACTGCTGTACAAACCAGCACagcgaaggaagaaaaggaaagctcCACCAAGCGTCCAGGATCCGACGCCAGCAGACGATCCAACTGAAGAGCGAATCGAGGAGCCACCCGCTGAAGGAGACGCTCCAATCGAAGCTCTAATCGTAGGCGAAGAGGATTCAGTCGAAGAAGATGTCGAAATCCAAGACAtcttaataacaacaactaaagctaagaaaacgaaccatcttaaaagttatgtttgtctttttacgtGTGCAGTCACTCGAGCGGTTCACTTGGAACTACTACCCGATATGACGGCGCGTTCCTTCTTACTAGCCTTTCGAAAATTCGCAGCTAGACGAGGACCCGTCTCAGTGATGTATTCGGACAACGCGCAAACGTTCCGATGTGTCGACCGATTCCTGAGAACTATTCACGCCGATCCCATCATTCAAGACTTTCTCGCGTCCAGAAAAACCCTTTGGATATTTTCCGCCAGCCTAGCGCCATGGTGGGGAGGATTCTGGGAACGGATGGTGAGGAGCGTCAAGGATCTGCTGCGACGCTCCAACGGTCGAGCCTGCCTTGACTACATGGAACTGGAAGCGAGTTTAGCAGAAATCGAGAGCGTAATCAACGCCCGCCCACTCAGCTATATTGGGGAAGGAGCTGACGATCCACTTCCGATAACTCCTAACCAATTTCTAAACAACAGACGTTCTACTCGTGCCGATCCGGAGCCAGCCGTTAACTTGCTGGATCCTACATCGACCAGCATCGTACTACAAGAGATGGACAAGAACAGGAGGGAATATGTCGCTGACATCTGTGCTAGATTCGTCGACGATTATCTACTCCAACTAGACAACTTCCACTCCAAAGGAAAATCCGGAAGGAAGATCCGCCTAGGAGAAGTCGTTGTTATCCACGACGAACACTCCAAACGACTCATGTGGTCTACCGGAGTAGTGAAGGAACTGATTCCAAGCCGCGACGGACTCATCCGTTCTGTCATGCTCAAGATTCCAAatggtaatttaattaatagagCCATTCAATGTCTTCACCCTATAGAGCTGCGAGAAGATCTCGCCGAAGACGTCGAAATTGGAAATCCGGAACCGATCCAGGAGCCGGAAGAGGATCCAAATCCAACTCTGCCAGAACCAGAAATCGATCTCGCTATCGGAGACGCTATGCCAGCTCCCGAAGAACCGGAAGACGTCGTCGAAGATGTCGAGCCGGATGCTACGGGCTCTGGTGGGGAGTGtgttaggaatattccattccaacagacgacgacgagatcaggacgccgcacaacaacaccggcgcacctacgcgactattgccttgggggcccccgataggtggccccaaattcagtcgttgttaccctaccccctattgtttatttccccccaatttactgtacaatattgagtgtgttaaaatagacgagaggtaaaagacacggttttgttcgtgtctaatttattcaacttggaaactgtaagtaaacggcccgacacgccgaacatccctattacattttctacaagGACTAAAGTATAAACaattaatacattttctaTGTCAGTTTAGACGAACCattactttttcaaaattattgtcCGAATAGCGTTGCCAAGCGTATGCCCTTCCCCTTTAAATATAAAAGTCTTCATTCGGTCATCCTGCTCTTCTTCCCTCGCCTATGACAGGAATGTACCAATTACTaaagaatcaagaaaatatcGAGGCCATTAAAATTAACTAACCACTGCCAATCGTCGATTCTCCATAGCAAATTCActgattttcaaaaagttgaaCTGTTGAAGGAACTGAAAAAACGTGTGAATTCTAAATATCATAGCAGacgattctttttcatctgtAGACCAAGGACGACGCTAGAGGCACTGCATACATGGCTgaaccagagctatagactggCTGAACCGGGCTGAACTGAGAAACAATTTTATGAGTTGTTTAGGGACGATGTTGTAGGAAcaagacagacagacagctAATGTTTTTTGtccaattatttgaattaaaattcttctccGAAACTTTTTCTAACCGTGCAGTCTGCAGTCTGCCAGCAGCAGAGTGATAGTCTGATTTCTGATAGACCCGTCGGGCGTGGGCGGTCCCGCCCGTAGTTGTtgagttttctattttctaccGTGATTTTGTGCCAGGAAACTGAAACAGACTAGCGCTCTGAAATTTTCCAGAATGTCCATTCGACGAAGAGAAAACGGTTTATACTGCCATTCCTTCCTAGACATTCCGTCTGAATGTAAAAATCATTTCGTCAGAGCTAATGAGCTATAGACTCCGacagtctatagctctgattctatagctctgattTCGTATCATTCAATCTGGGTTTTTAGTCTTTTAAACACCCTGAGAGATGTATgagttgaaatattttcaaactgtTCACTACAAAGCAAACTGTACTCAGCACCGAGAAATAAGGAAgatgagatgatgatgatgagaaaagCAAGATAAGTGTATTGTATAGGCTGAGATTAtatgattgaaaaaatatgcAGCAATTTTTCGGAATTATGTAGTGTTAAGTCTGCCATCACATGTAGTGTCCCAATTTTTAACCCGTTTTGTATTTAGCTTCGATCGCTACCCAATCTTCTAAATGATTCGCCTTCATAAAGTTGACAATTTGGTCGGACTTTTCAACCTGTTTGGGTGTGCAACCACTGCAACCCTCATTAAGGATTCGGGGCAGCATTCCTACATTacgttttttattaaaatttcacaGTAagtttagaattaaaaattttttttttacctttccaatcttttccatttttttcacaGCGTCCGCGATCTAAAAGGCAATCTAAGTAGCGCTTCACAAGTTTCGTATTTTTCAAGACGTTATCAACATCCATGGTTTCGAGTGTCTCCCAACTCGTTTGCTGGGCAGAGGCGACAGCAGCCAGGGCAGCCAACACTATTAGGATGACGACGGTCGACTTCATACTTCTTCTGCGTATGAAAATGGATTGTTCCCTTTGATTGGACAACTAACGTGTTTATAGGTTTGATATGTGAGGAGTGAAATGTTCATTAAGGTgtgtgaagaaaagaaaacaagttttcaaTGAGCATGACCCAATACAAAGCAGAAAAGGGATGAcgggaaagagaaaattgggGCAAACCGCAAGCTGTATTCGTTCACTTTCACTGTCTCCGATCTCTCCCTACTCGTCGTTCTCGTGCCATAATGTTTTAATCTGACAAAATTTGTAGCACAGATTTGAATGGCTTTATTATTTCAGGTGATTTGAAAGTGGTGTTGAAACCGGATTTCGTCCATATTTAGAATTTAGTAATTTACATTGATTACGCAAAACTCATGCTGTTCATTCCCCCCGCCCCTCCTGTAATGCTTATTGAAATTTGGGCATCAGGCCAAACTCTCCAAAAATTGAGTTGCAGATTTAATTTAGGAAATCTCTAATTTGTCTTGACTATAAAGTATAaagattatttcaaaaagaaaaagctttaacaaattttgacagatGTTTGTTGCTATTGCTAGATGGCTCTCTGACTTACCAAGTGCCAACGCTGCAAAAAGGCTGAATTGATAAAGTCTGGCATTGCTGTATTGCTGTGGAAGTTGAGAAGTTGACGACAGATCTGAAAAACTTAAAGTCATCAGTTTGCAAAGTAAATCCATTCTGAAACTTTGTACTGTTAATAAGAATCGAGGTTTTCTACATACGTATTGGTGCCCCAAATCTAATAAGGAGTTTGTGAGGTTGTTGgtactacttttttttttaaattttaaaatgcatgctttttattttgtaaaatttactCGTGTAAGTTCATTTTAATCCAATGTTTAAAATTCTGTCGCGTGTTAATTTGTCCTTTTAATGGTACCAAGTACCATGCGTTCCGTTAGACTTGGTCTtgctgaattatttttttgtgaaattaaTCAGTTCTctaaatatatacatattttttttttcagatctGAATGATATGAATGGCCATCCAGTCAGTTGTAACTGATATTCATGACGAGATGATGAAGATACTAATGCCACAGAAAAGTGAGTCAATgtcattgatttattttcatattggGTACAAGAAAGTGATTAAAACCATGAAGCAAAATGACCTGGTGTGACCCTCAATAGTATCTGAGATCCAAGATGGTATCTATTTATTCTTGCTGCAAAGTTTGAGAATATTCAGATCTGTCGGTCTTGGTACTTTTGTTGCTGTGAAACCCTACTGTGATGACATAATCTTTGATCTTATCTGattcatattttaaataatcatatCAGTTTGTTGCCTTGGTGTTTTAGagctaattatttttttcttcataaagAAGGATATACTGTCAGTTTTTCACCATTGCACTCATCACATGGAAGGAACAAGGAATGAAGGGTAAGTGAATGGTTGTGTAAGGCATTAATAAAATGCTATAAGTTGTGATGAATTAAAAGGCCGAGTTAGAATCATATCTGAGATTTTCTCAACGATGTTGTAGGGTTGAGTTTTCTTAATTCCTCTGCTTTATTGTGACGGATTTTTCGAAATggtcatgaaaaaaatgtccgaGAGCGTGactgaattcaaaatttgttttgcatATTCCTTCGATCGTACATTTTTACTGAAAcgtgttttcttttgaacagGACGGTGTTGCTACTGATATGGGATGTTGAGTCAAGACTTTGCAGCAATCCAGTAACATATCATCAGGCATGGCTACAAGAAGTTGGAAATGTGAGTAATATTTGTTGTGTGCAAACGAAATGTGAATATTTCTGTGATGAGAATTGTCCAGTGaagaaacattcaaatgtTTCTATTGAA
The window above is part of the Daphnia pulex isolate KAP4 chromosome 3, ASM2113471v1 genome. Proteins encoded here:
- the LOC124191419 gene encoding uncharacterized protein LOC124191419, whose translation is MVQSMKNTRSATKGHITRAITRINGFANQVMAQEDVKELETLETRLKSLFESYQSATKEIKEKLIATKAAQEEIDGDLDTFLQVQDEVSGARSIIKQKKQEWLDDVKEKQEAKKEEDRDKRLLALFQQQATSQAANQAANQAANQAANPATSQAQMAQIIAQIMAAIPAPPAPVINVTAAPAPASAVQSIRLPQRQIKHFKGDVLEWTQFWESFNAAVHSSSLSNVQKFDYLKEYLKGEAYLLVNNLELTDANYQVAIDELKRMYGKTDVLIDAHIEKLDALQPVKDGNDVPALRSFQLNLQSHISALETLGVPTSSFGGLLGARLIKLIPTRLQQEWAKSPTNKSTDIEMVIKFIGDQIDAAERFNRIKGVEKEKSSPAPKQPKPANPQPATASQLAVGAKASPAPQVKSALKNKNVKFNPSWIVCERPCIFCSQIHWPTKCPKGLTERKKIIFDLKRCVNCFGDKHALKDCTSARNCNKCGGRHHTALCDKGDVRVTNPTTAAIIVASDPTLTTTACASSFGQLMLKTATVIISGQNGNETRAILFADDGSHRSWVLKSLSSQLNMKTVAVENISTRVFKKKEPNKPEMTKNVEMQVRGTWQGAPKVTLMALESDHISDTGPYVGSEFANSLWIQNEKLADDRFEMAHTEDQPIGILVGMDQMFQIMSNEAAIQSPCGLRAFQTKLGRMIAGPSQEAKSKTGTQVIQNLILTSSYPIPQITSTFATSSQKRKILSTQANKTPMEKETGTASPQTTPIGASFSDAPIGSSGEEDSKWFEKEEQVAANFDLSLFWKIENFANLEGADAVESDDRFDFFDEKITRWPDGRYCTPIPWTTDKWRLQKNLPLATGRVESTITRLRKNPGDLVNYHAEIQKLIDSKFVEEANMDYEELHTYLPHHPIFRGDKSTTKIRPVFDGAAKTKFGPSLNDVLETGPNLNPDLLSVLLRFRKYEIAWIADIEKAFLNIALQPEDAEAIRFLWPRDPAVAGSPLIAYKWKRVPFGLSSSPFLLRVTINKHFKSLKSRFPETIQQLEESLYVDDYLGGANNLSIAKKRVDETDEIFSDAQLNMRSWATNNEDLKQHLKEKGLSNQVVGLLSPALDGQQKVLGIRWDTGSDSFKFDPASIIQAVEEVGTEITKRKILSISARIFDPIRFLSPTVLLLKIIYQKLWEKEIGWDQAAPADIQKSWKIVMTGLADFTELQIPRWIGLSEKVTSHEIHVFGDASEAAYGAVAYARLQKGQEDPLIILLASKTRVAPLPKKKVTLPRLELLSSLLAVRLGEVVKNAMQVQYWRTIYWSDSLVALGWIRGEPNKWKPFVRNQVETIRKFSQPEWWRHCPGLQNPADLASRGAPAPTLVTSTLWWNGPIWLKGEETEWPDSPNDQIPQTIQSEMESEARSTTVSTTAAIAIPTASVDWNLDKISTWNRLLRRTAWVSRFLSRSQKKLRPPGPERMESIKAIGPDGKGSGKVIRITRLSREELDEAELTIYRQLQRERYPKAFESLQLDNTIQPKEKIAALFPIWDARDRLVRIHGRVSLALRDRNIDPPILLPASHIVITFLITDKHESLLHAGAKVTLSELKEKFWIVKGRQQELAAPLPLNRLKHAQSFHVTGVDFAGPLLYKPAQRRKKRKAPPSVQDPTPADDPTEERIEEPPAEGDAPIEALIVGEEDSVEEDVEIQDILITTTKAKKTNHLKSYVCLFTCAVTRAVHLELLPDMTARSFLLAFRKFAARRGPVSVMYSDNAQTFRCVDRFLRTIHADPIIQDFLASRKTLWIFSASLAPWWGGFWERMVRSVKDLLRRSNGRACLDYMELEASLAEIESVINARPLSYIGEGADDPLPITPNQFLNNRRSTRADPEPAVNLLDPTSTSIVLQEMDKNRREYVADICARFVDDYLLQLDNFHSKGKSGRKIRLGEVVVIHDEHSKRLMWSTGVVKELIPSRDGLIRSVMLKIPNGNLINRAIQCLHPIELREDLAEDVEIGNPEPIQEPEEDPNPTLPEPEIDLAIGDAMPAPEEPEDVVEDVEPDATGSGGECVRNIPFQQTTTRSGRRTTTPAHLRDYCLGGPR
- the LOC124191426 gene encoding probable DNA-directed RNA polymerases I and III subunit RPAC2, yielding MKSTVVILIVLAALAAVASAQQTSWETLETMDVDNVLKNTKLVKRYLDCLLDRGRCEKNGKDWKVQPVYSSGSAMYAFNFLKISEFAMENRRLAVAREEEQDDRMKTFIFKGEGHTLGNAIRTIILKNPDVIFCGYTIPHPSENKLHLRIETKSISAVDALREGLEQLQNLSDHILKTFETAVVDYKSNQMEV